The Thermomicrobiales bacterium genome contains the following window.
TGCGCAGCCCAGCATGTGATCGTTCCTATCCAGTGCGAGTACCTGGCGCTGGAGGGTCTCGGTCAGTTGATTGGCACCATCGATCTGGTCAAAAAGCAGCTCAATCCCGAGCTCGATCTCACCGGCGTTCTCATGACGATGTACGACGCCCGCACCCGCTTGTCCGCGCAAGTCGTCGAAGAGGTGCGGCGCTATTTCCCGCAGCGCACCTTTGCCACCGTCGTGCCGCGCTCGGTTCGGCTGGCGGAGGCGCCCAGCTTTGGGCAGTCGATCGCCGAATACGATGCCGCATCACGCGGCGCTGCCGCCTATCGCGCTGTTGTCGATGAGCTCTCCGCCCGGCTCGCCCTTGGGCTCACCGCACCTGAATCAACGTTTTTACCTAACCCATCCGATCAATACGCCGCCCAACCGATGTCCTGAGAAGCCATCATCGCCAATCGAGGAGGAGTCCCAACACGATGAGCATCACCGAAGAATCCATGGCCGCCAAGACCAGCAACGGACTCTCCACGTTTCAAAGCGCGCCGTTCGAGCTCGAGCTGTCCAACGGCGCCATGCGGGCAGACAAGTTCGCCGGTCTCGGACTGACGTTCGACGACGTACTGCTCCTGCCGGCCGCATCCGATGTCGTCCCCGCCAATGTCAACACGAGCACTACGATCGCTCCCGGCATTGTGCTGAACGTGCCCATCTTGTCCTCCGCGATGGACACGGTCACCGAAGGGCGGCTCGCCATTGCATTGGCGCGTGAAGGCGGCATCGGCATCATCCACCGCAATCTCTCGATCGAAGATCAGGTGCTCGAGGTCGACAAGGTCAAGCGGTCGGAATCTGGCATGATCGTCGAGCCGGTCACTCTCCCGCCCGACGCCCGGGTGGCGGACGCATTGGCGGTCATGGAGCGCTATCACATTTCCGGTGTGCCGATCACCGAGGAAG
Protein-coding sequences here:
- a CDS encoding IMP dehydrogenase, with product MSITEESMAAKTSNGLSTFQSAPFELELSNGAMRADKFAGLGLTFDDVLLLPAASDVVPANVNTSTTIAPGIVLNVPILSSAMDTVTEGRLAIALAREGGIGIIHRNLSIEDQVLEVDKVKRSESGMIVEPVTLPPDARVADALAVMERYHISGVPITEEEGRLVGILTNRDLRFVQDVEQPVSNLMTSEGLVTAPTGTTLDEASAILHRQKVEKLPVVDEHGFLTGLITVKDIQKKIQFPNATKDASGRLRVGAAVGVGGDALERAVALAEEGVDLLVVDTAHGHSRGVLEAVSTLKRRLSLPIMAGNVTTAAAVE